The Solenopsis invicta isolate M01_SB chromosome 12, UNIL_Sinv_3.0, whole genome shotgun sequence DNA window TTCAAGTATCTTTTCTTTAGTTTAGTGATTTCACGAGATGAATAAAAGAAAGCTCGACGACGAGACCGATGCCGCTCCAGCGAATGCTGAGGTCAAGAGGGTTCTGTCTCGTTTCAAATCGGACACCGGGGAGGTTCTGCCTGGTGGCCTGCTGGACCTACCAGTTGATGTCACAGTAGATAAACTACAGGCGATCTGCAATGCTCTGCTGCAGCAAGAGGAGCCTTTACCCCTAGCATTTTACGTAAATAATGTAGAAGTTACAGACGTATTAGAAAAGTACATCAACAAGGATTTCAGCATTAGCGAGGATGTTGTAGAGATTGTGTATCAGCCACAAGCGGTATTTAAAGTCAGAGCTGTCACGAGATGTACCGGATCCTTAGAAGGTTGTCACAAACAAATCTGTGCAGCATTTTATCGAATAAAGTGAATATTTCGTTAATCTCTTTCTGCTCTTACAGGTCACAAGGAAGCTGTTATATCAGTTGCATTTTCGCCAGACGGCAAACATCTAGCCAGTGGTTCCGGTGATACTACAGTCAGGCTATGGGATATCTACACACAAACACCGCATTATACATGTGAAGGACATAGACACTGGGTCTTGTGCATTTCCTGGTCACCTTGTGGCACCAAGCTGGCCTCTGCATGTAAAAATGGATTGATTTACTTATGGAATCCTGATACTGGCAGACAAATAGgtagaaatttagaaaatattgaacCTTCTTTCTACTCAGACAGGAATGTATATTCTTCATATTTTGTCAAACAGGAAAAGCCATGACGGGACACAGAATGTGGGTGACATCTCTTTGCTGGGAACCTTATCACAAAAATCCAGAATGCTTACATTTAGCCAGTGCCTCTAAGGACTGTGATATACGAATTTGGGACACAAAAAGAGCACAAACCTGTCGGGTTTTGTCTGGTCACACAAGAAGCGTGACCTGTATCAAGTGGGGTGGGAGTGGTCTTATTTATTCCGCCTCTCAAGACAGGACTATCAAAGTGTGGAGAGCGGAAGATGTATGTACATCGAGCAATTAAAGTTATTAGAgtcttgttatataaatttccaACTAATCAAATCAATTTCAGGGTGTATTGTGTAGAACCCTAGAAGGCCATGCTCATTGGGTAAATACTTTGGCACTGAATGTCGATTACGCGCTCAGGACTGGCCCTTTTCAGTTGGGATCGACTGAAAATAAAACGGACAGTCCGTTAGAATATGCAAGAAAGCAATATGAATCTGTAGGTGAAGAGAGACTTGTGTCTGGATCTGATGATTTCACTTTGTTCTTGTGGAAACCTGAAAAACAGAAGAAACCTATAGGTACATTGCagaaatttacaatataattaattaattgtaagaaacatatcaagaaaatatttttcagcaaGAATGACAGGCCATCAACAGCTTATCAATGATGTTAAATTCTCACCGGATGGTCGTGTAATTGCGTCTGCATCCTTTGACAAGTCTATTAAATTATGGGACTCTAATATTGGGACATATATTACTTCATTAAGAGGTCACGTCCAAGCAGTTTATTCGATAGCATGGAGCGCCGATTCTCGTCTGCTGGTCAGCGGTAGCGCGGATTCAACTTTAAAAGGTAAATACACTGTCAAGCATAGGAAAATGTAGCAATTTAGAACATTAGATGATTGAAAATAACATATCTTTTTATAGTTTGGAGCatgaaaactaaaaaattaagtcAAGATTTGCCCGGTCACGCTGATGAAGTTTATGCGGTCGATTGGTCACCCGATGGTTTACGAGTTGTTTCAGGTGGAAAAGATAAAGTTTTACGACTGTGgcaaaattgaatatatatatatagaaaaacatgtttttgtgttacttatttttaaaatagaatagatTGTTATGCATCAATTAGGTCCGAATTCATAGACGTTTCTCAGATCTCAAATCTGTCTTTACCTTGCTTGCTACCATATGCgagacaaagacagatttaAAATCTGAGAAACGTCGGTTGCATTCCGAATTACGCTTGAAGCGCATAGAGTGCATAGAAAATCATTCCAAATCAGCCTATTTCGAAAGCGCTTTGAGCTGTGAATTCCCCAAAGTGTACTAATCATACTGAATTCTTAGCACTCCTCCCAGCGCACAAACTGCTTCTCCTTCGACTTGAGGTAGTTGTTAATACTGGCACTGAGACTTGAGGACAAGTCTGAAATCCAAGGCCACCATTAAGAAGAAAAGGCAGTTGTTGCGTTCATGCGGTCAATGTGTTTCTCGGAACGCGTTCAGATTGCATCGATTACACATCAAACACAAAATAGACGAGAGAATCGACAAGCTTGGACACACtagatcaaaaattatttaaatttattatttttatcgaagagaaaaacgaagtagttaattatttttgaaaaaatccacaaaaaaattaatgttttaaataaggtttttattaaaatcatataaaggtcttataaatttatataggaTCTATATTTTAGTCTtgtaagcgctacaatattctcagaatattatacaaatattattaaaatttaaaataatttatggtatattatttcaacatctatggaatattatgaaaatattctacggatattatttttcaaaattaatgtgaattatacataaaattattcataaattttacaattattacatttaaaagttatataatattttcgataatttaaaatattgaaataaataatattatttacttttaatatacactactcaaaaaaaaatagggaacactttccagacaccaaaaattaggctattttcaaatgactgtaactcggtgaaaaatcatcgtagataaaaaataaaaaaagcattttgaagcttgaagatccaactttaacgctttatt harbors:
- the LOC105195442 gene encoding notchless protein homolog 1, which encodes MNKRKLDDETDAAPANAEVKRVLSRFKSDTGEVLPGGLLDLPVDVTVDKLQAICNALLQQEEPLPLAFYVNNVEVTDVLEKYINKDFSISEDVVEIVYQPQAVFKVRAVTRCTGSLEGHKEAVISVAFSPDGKHLASGSGDTTVRLWDIYTQTPHYTCEGHRHWVLCISWSPCGTKLASACKNGLIYLWNPDTGRQIGKAMTGHRMWVTSLCWEPYHKNPECLHLASASKDCDIRIWDTKRAQTCRVLSGHTRSVTCIKWGGSGLIYSASQDRTIKVWRAEDGVLCRTLEGHAHWVNTLALNVDYALRTGPFQLGSTENKTDSPLEYARKQYESVGEERLVSGSDDFTLFLWKPEKQKKPIARMTGHQQLINDVKFSPDGRVIASASFDKSIKLWDSNIGTYITSLRGHVQAVYSIAWSADSRLLVSGSADSTLKVWSMKTKKLSQDLPGHADEVYAVDWSPDGLRVVSGGKDKVLRLWQN